One genomic window of Cricetulus griseus strain 17A/GY chromosome 3, alternate assembly CriGri-PICRH-1.0, whole genome shotgun sequence includes the following:
- the LOC118238592 gene encoding endogenous retrovirus group K member 19 Env polyprotein-like translates to MKIKHLMKEAKTLLKQQGKPLTASMNFLAILALISTPPSVEGVAYWAYIPNPPILQPVGWLDQEPIRVLTNDTVRMGGARDSDARASSSSLITFEGRADSLPICITLQGKVPEGCLSTGYRTFLTDGPDKESAALWPKCSKKSLSCNLKIKNGELLRPRRSRLCSRRCH, encoded by the exons ATGAAGATCAAGCACCTGATGAAAGAAGCAAAAACCTTGCTGAAACAGCAAGGAAAACCCCTAACAGCTAGCATGAACTTTCTTGCCATTTTGGCTTTAATTTCTACTCCCCCCAGCGTAGAGGGTGTGGCCTATTGGGCTTACATCCCCAATCCTCCGATCTTACAGCCTGTGGGTTGGCTGGATCAGGAGCCCATTAGAGTTCTAACCAATGATACTGTCAGGATGGGTGGTGCTCGGGACTCTGACGCGAGAGCCAGCTCGTCCTCCTTAATAACCTTTGAGGGCAGAGCAGACTCGCTGCCAATTTGTATCACACTGCAAGGGAAAGTGCCGGAAGGCTGCCTGAGCACAGGGTATCGTACTTTCTTAACTGATGGTCCTGACAAGGAGAGTGCTG CTCTGTGGCCGAAATGCAGCAAGAAGTCTTTGAgttgcaatttaaaaataaaaaacggGGAACTGCTACGCCCACGGCGGTCacgcctgtgtagcagaagatgccactaa